A stretch of Shewanella dokdonensis DNA encodes these proteins:
- the thrS gene encoding threonine--tRNA ligase, translated as MPVITLPDGSKREFANPVSTLDVAADIGPGLAKACVAGRVNGQLKDACDLITDDAELSIITAKDQQGLEIIRHSCAHLLGHAIKQLWPETKMAIGPVIDNGFYYDVDLEHKLTQEDLDKLEARMLDLAKTDYDVVKHVVSWQEARDTFAERGEPYKIAILDENISKDDHPALYHHQEYTDMCRGPHVPNMRLCHYFKLMNVAGAYWRGNSDNKMLQRIYGTAWGDKKALKAYLQRLEEAAKRDHRKIGKQLDLYHMQEEAPGMVFWHHDGWSIFRELERFVRTKLDEYNYQEVKGPFMMDRVLWERSGHWDKYADAMFTTSSENREYAIKPMNCPGHVQIFNQGLKSYRDLPLRMAEFGSCHRNEPSGSLHGLMRVRGFTQDDAHIFCAEEQVQQEVSSCIKMVYDIYATFGFQNIVVKLSTRPEKRIGDDAMWDRAEAALKQALTNNHIEYDILPGEGAFYGPKIEFTLHDCLDRAWQCGTVQLDYALPGRLGATYVAEDNSRQVPVMIHRAILGSLERFIGILIEEYAGKFPVWLAPSQVVVMNITDKQSDYVEEVVGFFKSHGIRACKDLRNEKIGFKIREHTLRRVPYLLVVGDQEMENREVAVRTRDGVDLGKMSLDAFTAQVTKQISLRSLELLEE; from the coding sequence ATGCCTGTTATTACTTTGCCGGACGGAAGCAAACGCGAATTTGCTAATCCTGTTTCTACTCTGGATGTTGCCGCCGATATCGGCCCAGGGCTTGCGAAAGCCTGTGTCGCTGGGCGCGTAAATGGTCAGTTAAAAGATGCTTGCGATCTGATCACTGACGACGCTGAACTCTCTATCATCACCGCCAAAGATCAGCAAGGATTGGAAATTATTCGCCACTCCTGTGCACACCTGTTAGGCCATGCAATTAAGCAACTGTGGCCAGAAACCAAAATGGCGATTGGCCCGGTGATCGACAACGGCTTTTACTATGATGTTGACCTGGAACATAAATTGACCCAGGAAGATCTGGATAAGCTGGAAGCGCGAATGCTCGATTTAGCCAAAACTGATTATGACGTGGTTAAGCATGTTGTCAGTTGGCAAGAAGCGCGGGACACCTTTGCCGAGCGCGGCGAGCCCTATAAGATAGCGATTCTCGATGAGAATATCAGCAAGGACGACCATCCGGCACTGTATCATCACCAAGAATACACAGACATGTGCCGTGGCCCCCACGTGCCAAACATGCGCCTTTGTCATTATTTTAAACTGATGAATGTTGCGGGCGCCTATTGGCGTGGCAATTCTGACAATAAAATGCTGCAACGTATTTACGGTACAGCTTGGGGCGATAAGAAAGCACTTAAAGCCTATCTGCAACGGTTGGAAGAAGCCGCCAAGCGGGATCATCGCAAGATTGGTAAACAGCTTGATCTGTACCACATGCAGGAAGAGGCTCCAGGAATGGTGTTCTGGCATCATGACGGCTGGAGTATCTTCCGTGAACTTGAACGATTTGTTCGCACTAAACTTGATGAATACAACTATCAGGAAGTGAAAGGTCCATTCATGATGGATCGGGTGCTGTGGGAACGTTCAGGTCACTGGGATAAATATGCCGATGCCATGTTCACCACTTCCAGTGAAAACCGTGAATATGCTATCAAGCCCATGAACTGCCCAGGGCATGTGCAGATTTTTAATCAGGGGCTCAAATCCTATCGTGATCTGCCATTGCGGATGGCTGAATTTGGTAGCTGCCACCGTAATGAGCCATCAGGCTCCTTGCACGGTTTGATGCGTGTGCGTGGTTTTACCCAAGATGATGCGCATATTTTCTGCGCCGAAGAACAAGTTCAACAGGAAGTCAGCAGTTGTATCAAGATGGTCTATGACATCTATGCCACTTTTGGTTTCCAGAATATTGTGGTGAAACTGTCTACTCGCCCAGAAAAACGCATTGGCGATGATGCAATGTGGGATCGCGCCGAAGCAGCATTAAAGCAGGCTCTGACCAATAATCATATTGAATATGACATTCTGCCAGGCGAGGGTGCTTTCTACGGTCCTAAGATAGAATTTACCTTGCATGATTGTCTGGATCGCGCATGGCAGTGCGGTACCGTGCAGTTGGACTATGCTTTGCCTGGTCGTCTTGGTGCTACTTATGTGGCTGAAGATAACAGTCGCCAGGTACCAGTGATGATCCACCGGGCAATTTTAGGTTCATTAGAGCGTTTTATCGGGATTCTGATTGAAGAATATGCCGGTAAATTCCCAGTATGGTTAGCGCCATCCCAAGTTGTCGTGATGAATATCACCGATAAACAGTCAGATTATGTTGAAGAAGTCGTCGGTTTCTTTAAGTCTCATGGCATTCGAGCTTGTAAGGACTTGAGGAATGAGAAGATTGGCTTTAAAATACGCGAGCACACGTTGCGACGGGTTCCCTATTTGCTGGTTGTAGGCGATCAGGAAATGGAAAATAGAGAAGTCGCTGTACGCACCCGGGACGGGGTCGACTTGGGCAAAATGAGCTTAGACGCTTTTACCGCTCAAGTAACTAAACAGATTTCGCTCCGTAGTCTTGAATTGTTGGAGGAATAG
- the infC gene encoding translation initiation factor IF-3 — MKIKKTAGRQAAPNRINDEITGVSEVRLVGIEGEALGVVGIRQAQEQADEAGLDLVEISPNAEPPVCRIMDYGKFLFDKAKAQKEQKKKQKQVQVKEIKFRPGTDENDYQVKLRNLIRFLEDGDKAKVTLRFRGRELAHQGLGMELLNRIKADLDEVAVVEAFPKMEGRQAVMVLAPKKNSRAYKVVRKLFQTRLTFY; from the coding sequence ATAAAGATCAAAAAAACAGCAGGCCGTCAGGCGGCCCCGAACAGAATCAATGATGAAATTACCGGCGTATCAGAAGTACGTTTGGTAGGAATTGAAGGAGAGGCTCTTGGGGTTGTTGGTATTAGACAAGCCCAAGAACAGGCTGATGAAGCCGGATTAGATCTGGTTGAGATTAGCCCAAATGCCGAGCCGCCTGTATGCCGTATCATGGACTACGGTAAATTTTTGTTCGACAAGGCTAAGGCCCAGAAAGAACAGAAGAAGAAGCAGAAACAGGTCCAGGTGAAGGAAATTAAATTCCGCCCCGGTACTGATGAAAACGACTATCAGGTAAAACTACGCAACCTGATTCGTTTTCTAGAAGACGGAGACAAAGCGAAAGTTACGTTGCGTTTCCGCGGGCGAGAACTGGCACACCAAGGGCTGGGTATGGAACTATTGAACCGTATCAAAGCCGATCTTGATGAAGTCGCAGTTGTTGAAGCTTTCCCGAAAATGGAAGGTCGTCAGGCTGTGATGGTGCTAGCGCCGAAGAAAAATAGTAGGGCATACAAAGTAGTGAGGAAGCTTTTCCAAACTCGCCTTACGTTTTATTAA
- the rpmI gene encoding 50S ribosomal protein L35 has product MPKMKTDRGVAKRFKKTANGFKRKQAHLRHILTKKSTKRKRHLRAKCLVAKVDVPAIARQLPYA; this is encoded by the coding sequence ATGCCAAAAATGAAAACTGACCGCGGTGTGGCTAAGCGTTTTAAGAAAACCGCTAATGGTTTCAAACGCAAACAAGCCCATCTGCGTCATATCCTGACCAAGAAGAGCACCAAGCGTAAGCGTCACCTGCGCGCTAAGTGTTTAGTTGCTAAAGTAGACGTGCCAGCAATTGCACGCCAACTGCCATACGCTTAG
- the rplT gene encoding 50S ribosomal protein L20 gives MPRVKRGVTARARHKKVLKLAKGYYGARSRTYRVAVQAVTKAGQYAYRDRRQKKRQFRQLWIARINAASRQNGLSYSRFINGLKKASIEIDRKILADIAVFDKVVFATLVEKAKEALAN, from the coding sequence ATGCCAAGAGTTAAGCGTGGTGTAACTGCACGTGCTCGTCACAAGAAAGTTCTGAAACTTGCCAAAGGTTACTACGGTGCCCGTTCACGTACTTATCGTGTAGCGGTTCAAGCAGTAACTAAAGCTGGTCAGTATGCTTATCGTGACCGTCGCCAGAAAAAACGTCAATTCCGTCAACTGTGGATTGCACGTATCAATGCGGCTTCTCGTCAGAATGGTTTGTCTTACAGCCGTTTTATCAACGGTCTGAAGAAAGCGTCTATCGAAATTGATCGTAAGATTTTGGCAGACATCGCTGTATTCGATAAAGTTGTATTCGCAACTTTAGTTGAGAAAGCAAAAGAAGCACTGGCAAACTAA
- the ttcA gene encoding tRNA 2-thiocytidine(32) synthetase TtcA, producing MADIAELDKKQITRLNKLQKRLRREVGSAIADYNMIEEGDRVMCCLSGGKDSYTMLDILLNLQQRAPVNFDIVAVNLDQKQPGFPEAILPAYLDSLNIPYHILEKDTYSIVKEKVPEGKTTCSLCSRLRRGTLYGFAQRIGATKIALGHHRDDIIETLFLNMFYGGKMKAMPPKLLSDDGANVVIRPLAYSREKDIAEYAKLKRFPIIPCNLCGSQENLKRAEIKSMLKTWDKQFPGRIETIFTAMQNTAPSQGVDRNAFDFVSLQQDPNAEVSGDVADADLPAFDFMDVENRGHIDLDKAAKHQRIEVVGIYTP from the coding sequence ATGGCTGATATAGCTGAACTCGATAAAAAGCAGATAACTCGTCTCAACAAATTACAAAAGCGCTTGCGCCGCGAGGTGGGGAGCGCCATTGCCGACTACAACATGATTGAAGAAGGCGATCGGGTAATGTGTTGTCTATCTGGTGGTAAAGATAGTTACACTATGCTGGATATTCTGCTTAACCTACAGCAGCGGGCTCCGGTGAATTTTGATATTGTTGCTGTCAATCTGGATCAGAAACAGCCTGGTTTTCCAGAAGCCATACTGCCAGCCTACTTGGATAGTCTGAATATTCCTTATCATATTCTCGAAAAAGACACTTATTCCATCGTGAAGGAAAAGGTTCCTGAAGGGAAAACCACCTGCTCTTTATGCTCGCGCTTACGTAGAGGTACGCTCTATGGTTTTGCGCAGCGAATTGGGGCAACCAAAATAGCGTTGGGACATCATCGGGATGACATCATTGAAACGCTGTTTCTCAATATGTTCTATGGCGGCAAAATGAAGGCAATGCCGCCCAAGCTGTTATCAGATGACGGTGCCAATGTGGTGATCCGTCCCCTAGCCTATTCCCGAGAAAAAGATATTGCCGAATATGCCAAGCTGAAACGTTTTCCTATCATTCCTTGTAATCTGTGTGGTTCCCAGGAAAATCTCAAGCGTGCCGAAATCAAAAGTATGCTCAAAACTTGGGATAAGCAGTTCCCCGGTCGCATTGAAACTATCTTTACCGCAATGCAGAACACCGCACCATCACAAGGGGTAGATCGTAACGCATTTGACTTTGTATCGTTGCAACAAGATCCCAATGCGGAAGTATCGGGAGATGTCGCCGATGCAGATTTGCCGGCATTTGATTTTATGGATGTAGAAAACCGCGGGCATATTGACCTAGATAAGGCTGCCAAACATCAACGCATTGAAGTTGTTGGCATTTACACGCCATAG
- the uspE gene encoding universal stress protein UspE: MMDYKKLLVVVDPTSDVQSALARACELASRNKASVTAFLSIFDLSYEMTSILSNQEREAMRLGVINQRKAWLADMIKPYHEQGIDVHYEVVWHNRPFESIIKFAIEGKFDLLVKGTHEHDKLKAVIFTPTDWHLLRKAPLPVLLVKEKAWPLDGKILCAVNVASEDEDHLSLNGKIIEHAQALASKFNAEVHLVNGYPGTPVNLAIELPDFDAHTYNETIRMQHEQRVNYLANNYGIDCKNCHVKEGLPEDVIPEVAEKIDAELVILGTVGRTGFSAALIGNTAEHVIDSVNCDLLAIKPDGYKSPLED; the protein is encoded by the coding sequence ATGATGGACTATAAAAAGTTGTTGGTTGTTGTCGATCCTACCTCTGACGTACAGTCTGCCCTAGCAAGAGCATGTGAGCTTGCTAGCCGCAATAAAGCTTCGGTCACCGCATTTTTATCCATTTTTGACCTCTCCTATGAAATGACTTCCATCCTGTCTAATCAGGAACGGGAGGCCATGCGATTGGGGGTTATCAATCAGCGTAAAGCTTGGCTAGCCGATATGATTAAGCCCTACCATGAACAAGGTATTGACGTTCATTATGAAGTGGTATGGCACAACCGCCCTTTTGAAAGCATTATTAAATTTGCGATTGAAGGGAAGTTTGATCTGTTGGTTAAAGGCACTCATGAGCATGATAAATTGAAGGCCGTGATCTTTACCCCAACAGATTGGCACTTGTTACGTAAAGCTCCCCTGCCCGTGTTATTGGTAAAAGAAAAAGCTTGGCCGTTGGATGGTAAGATCCTGTGTGCAGTCAATGTGGCATCTGAAGATGAAGATCATTTATCACTGAATGGCAAAATTATTGAACATGCACAAGCACTTGCCTCTAAATTCAATGCTGAAGTTCACCTGGTTAATGGGTATCCGGGAACCCCGGTGAACCTGGCTATCGAGCTGCCAGATTTTGATGCTCATACCTATAATGAGACTATCAGGATGCAGCATGAACAGCGGGTCAACTATCTTGCCAATAATTATGGTATTGATTGTAAGAACTGCCATGTCAAAGAGGGTTTACCTGAGGATGTCATCCCCGAAGTCGCCGAAAAAATCGATGCAGAATTGGTGATCCTGGGAACCGTTGGCCGTACCGGTTTCTCTGCGGCGTTGATCGGTAATACCGCCGAACACGTGATTGACTCTGTTAATTGTGATCTGTTGGCCATTAAACCCGATGGTTATAAGTCGCCTTTGGAAGATTAG
- the etrA gene encoding electron transport transcriptional regulator EtrA gives MAIDNNKLRRPATGGCAIHCHDCSMGTLCIPFTLNNNELDQLDNIIERKKPIQKGEQLFKSGDSLKSLYAIRSGTIKSYTITEQGDEQITGFHLAGDVIGFDGIHSQQHQSFAQALETSMVCEIPFNTLDELSGAMPKLRQQIMRMMSSEIMTDQSMILLLSKKNAEERLAAFIGNLAVRYGNRGFSPREFRLSMTRGDIGNYLGLTVETISRLLGRFQKSGLIEVNGKYITIVDSAALYELGGIAH, from the coding sequence ATGGCTATTGATAACAATAAACTTCGCCGTCCTGCAACCGGGGGCTGTGCAATTCATTGTCATGACTGCAGTATGGGGACACTTTGCATCCCATTTACGCTTAATAACAATGAATTGGATCAGCTTGATAATATCATTGAGCGCAAAAAACCGATTCAGAAAGGCGAGCAGTTGTTTAAATCTGGAGATTCGCTGAAGTCTCTATATGCCATTCGTTCTGGAACCATTAAGAGTTACACCATTACGGAACAAGGTGATGAGCAGATAACCGGGTTCCATCTTGCGGGAGATGTTATCGGTTTTGATGGCATCCACTCCCAACAACACCAAAGTTTTGCGCAAGCGCTTGAGACTTCTATGGTATGTGAAATCCCTTTCAATACTTTAGATGAACTATCTGGAGCCATGCCTAAGTTAAGGCAACAGATCATGCGAATGATGAGTAGCGAAATCATGACAGATCAGAGCATGATCCTGCTGCTCAGCAAAAAGAATGCTGAAGAAAGATTAGCCGCTTTTATCGGTAATTTAGCGGTGCGTTATGGTAACCGCGGTTTTTCCCCTCGTGAATTTCGCTTGAGTATGACGCGTGGTGACATTGGTAACTACCTTGGCCTTACTGTGGAAACCATCAGTCGTTTATTAGGACGCTTCCAGAAATCTGGGTTAATTGAAGTCAACGGTAAGTACATCACGATTGTTGACTCAGCGGCACTCTATGAACTGGGTGGTATTGCTCACTAA
- a CDS encoding major capsid protein P2, with protein MARQFKKLPSFSNVTAGNTATLELPLGLTYDKIHINFSGVTLAQMKNLRVEVNGKPIREYKTAQVLQDENKYYGRNVSATVVDLCFNRDEMKTLPEARSFGLGTSSAPYPVQNADGSVSMVTPPAIANVTISMDIDGAATNPVLTAYAILSNPAPIGFITKVKNYPITIGAGLTEVDKIVRPETARIAALHVITAATIEKLELEMDSIVMSDMPKNIVEKIQVDNGRAPQAGRTALDFFLEGDMLQALPMKGVQDLRLRISAAEGTASGTPATLVVEYFDGYAGI; from the coding sequence ATGGCACGTCAATTTAAAAAACTGCCGAGTTTTTCCAACGTAACTGCGGGTAACACAGCAACGCTGGAACTCCCTCTGGGTCTGACTTACGACAAGATCCATATTAACTTTTCTGGCGTTACGCTTGCCCAGATGAAAAACCTGCGGGTAGAAGTGAACGGCAAACCCATCCGCGAATACAAAACCGCTCAGGTGTTGCAGGATGAAAACAAATACTATGGCCGCAATGTTAGCGCCACTGTAGTTGATTTGTGCTTCAACCGTGACGAAATGAAAACCTTGCCAGAGGCTCGCTCTTTTGGTCTGGGCACCAGCTCAGCGCCTTATCCGGTGCAAAATGCTGATGGCTCGGTGAGTATGGTCACACCTCCGGCGATTGCGAACGTTACGATCAGTATGGACATTGACGGCGCGGCCACTAACCCAGTGCTGACTGCTTACGCCATTCTGAGCAACCCGGCACCCATTGGCTTTATCACCAAGGTGAAGAATTACCCGATCACCATTGGTGCAGGGCTGACTGAAGTAGACAAGATTGTCCGGCCTGAAACTGCCCGTATTGCGGCACTTCATGTGATCACCGCTGCCACCATTGAAAAGCTTGAGCTGGAAATGGACAGCATTGTCATGTCTGACATGCCGAAAAACATTGTCGAAAAAATTCAGGTGGACAATGGCCGCGCTCCACAGGCGGGACGGACTGCGCTGGACTTCTTTCTAGAAGGGGACATGTTGCAAGCGCTGCCCATGAAAGGAGTGCAGGATCTGCGACTGCGCATTAGTGCGGCAGAAGGGACAGCGTCAGGAACTCCGGCCACTCTGGTAGTGGAATACTTTGACGGTTACGCCGGGATCTAA
- a CDS encoding virion protein: MMQPRGITNNNPLNIRENKMVDYDWLGEADGDWDPQFEEFTTPFYGIRAAARILRNYRTKYGVNTVQGIIRRWAPPSDNNPTESYIDFVAKNAGVTATQTLGAADYIKVVAAMIRFENGFNPYETSLIANAVSAGME; encoded by the coding sequence GTGATGCAACCAAGAGGCATTACCAACAATAACCCGCTCAACATCCGCGAAAACAAAATGGTCGACTATGACTGGCTTGGGGAAGCGGACGGCGATTGGGATCCACAGTTCGAAGAATTCACAACACCGTTTTATGGCATCCGGGCAGCAGCGCGCATTCTGCGCAACTACCGCACTAAATACGGGGTTAATACGGTGCAAGGTATTATCCGCCGCTGGGCACCGCCAAGCGATAACAATCCTACGGAGAGTTACATTGACTTTGTGGCTAAAAATGCTGGCGTTACTGCAACGCAAACCTTGGGAGCTGCCGACTATATCAAAGTCGTTGCGGCCATGATCCGCTTTGAAAATGGGTTTAATCCATATGAAACGAGCCTTATCGCCAATGCTGTTAGCGCCGGGATGGAGTAA